One stretch of Chryseobacterium sp. LJ668 DNA includes these proteins:
- a CDS encoding M23 family metallopeptidase: protein MVRYKSFLALILSVLFLISCDGLKIPKNVFETSERAKYERSFLGADSLMTQWKRDFSAAAANQLKIKDGTSLIINADSLDTPAFGYSIELQKGDLLVIETETINADKKIFIDLLNQNSGSEIMKSGVIKNNLFSKQITENGWYKLVMQPEIAYSGTFKIKIYTQPSLTFPVAGKGNKNVQSFWGASRDGGGRSHEGVDIFAPRKTPVVAVADGTIVRTGNQGLGGKQVWLRDDAVGNSLYYAHLDSIITQNGKSVKAGDTLGWVGNTGNAAGGATHLHFGIYSTGGAVDPYPFIKQRAVPQMISELNKKKFDDKNLKAGKNVRSGPGTQYAILATNDLKRSVQILATDGQWYHIKTSDGLEGFVAKDQIEH, encoded by the coding sequence ATGGTCAGATACAAATCATTTTTAGCCCTCATCCTTTCAGTTTTATTCCTCATTTCCTGTGACGGATTGAAGATTCCCAAAAACGTGTTTGAAACTTCCGAACGTGCAAAATATGAACGTAGCTTTTTGGGAGCAGATAGTCTGATGACGCAATGGAAGAGAGATTTTTCTGCAGCCGCCGCCAATCAACTGAAAATTAAAGACGGAACATCTTTAATCATTAATGCAGACAGTTTGGATACTCCTGCATTTGGATATTCAATAGAACTTCAAAAAGGAGATTTGCTTGTCATCGAAACCGAAACGATTAATGCGGATAAGAAAATATTCATTGATCTGCTTAATCAAAATTCCGGTTCTGAAATCATGAAAAGCGGTGTTATAAAAAATAATTTATTTTCAAAACAGATCACAGAAAACGGTTGGTATAAATTGGTGATGCAGCCTGAAATTGCTTACAGCGGAACATTTAAAATAAAAATCTACACCCAGCCATCTCTTACCTTTCCTGTTGCAGGCAAAGGAAATAAAAACGTTCAGAGTTTTTGGGGCGCAAGCCGTGATGGTGGTGGCAGAAGTCATGAAGGAGTTGATATTTTTGCACCTCGAAAAACTCCTGTTGTAGCCGTTGCTGATGGAACAATAGTACGAACCGGGAATCAGGGATTGGGTGGGAAACAGGTTTGGTTGCGTGACGATGCAGTGGGGAACTCGCTTTATTACGCTCATCTCGACAGTATTATCACCCAAAACGGAAAAAGCGTAAAAGCCGGAGACACATTGGGATGGGTAGGGAACACAGGCAATGCAGCAGGAGGAGCCACTCATCTTCATTTTGGAATCTACTCAACTGGTGGTGCCGTAGACCCCTATCCATTCATAAAACAACGTGCTGTTCCTCAAATGATTTCAGAATTAAATAAAAAAAAGTTTGATGATAAAAATCTAAAGGCCGGAAAGAATGTGAGAAGTGGTCCGGGAACTCAATACGCAATATTGGCAACGAATGACCTCAAAAGATCTGTTCAGATTCTTGCAACCGATGGACAATGGTATCATATCAAAACTTCAGACGGTCTTGAGGGATTTGTGGCAAAAGATCAGATCGAGCATTAA